In a genomic window of Bemisia tabaci chromosome 1, PGI_BMITA_v3:
- the LOC109041190 gene encoding facilitated trehalose transporter Tret1 isoform X1, translated as MTDKKPQKSAHHNYKIVSTTDVELNQALGKNDSERDGSDESLPKAVSRFRSALPQVLATTAKNLILLDLGMTIAFPTIVIPTLLDGKDPSGLTFNTAQASWFGSIAFICQPLGSVLSGIVLEPLGRKRSMLLVNVPHLIGWILFYNAESLSILYITCALMGLGVGFMEAPIITYVGEISEPALRGILTSYSGIFVSVGFLFEYTLGNFVDWRTAALISAMVPVITLIAISQVPETPTWLLSKGRNEEAKKSLQWLRGWVPVGLIMDEFDQLKRYNEATRYHAQVTSHTVSSPDVNEKPRPVSYANDVSIDDELTKPDMKTNGNAYSVNGGVSPVGAVKGRKLSFEEKFYDLIRPEMVRPLGLVVVFFFIFYSCGPPGMRPYMIKLFDKMNLPVTGKRVTVIMGLIGILGNIFCMICVKWCGKRPLSLVSTAGSAASIIILGFCALDAVNGPAAVPGAQSIKWTPFVLFCSLWFFSNFGLSQIPWMLTSEVFPNRGRGLASGIAAACSYLMAFVASKTYPDLERYLGIHGVCFLYGTLTLLGYIFIYFCLPETEGRSLAEIEGIYSTQQKAEKKAPSS; from the exons ATGACGGATAAAAAACCTCAGAAGTCTGCACATCACAATTATAAAATAGTCAG TACAACAGACGTGGAGTTAAACCAGGCGTTGGGCAAAAATGACTCAGAACGAGATGGGAGTGATGAATCGCTCCCGAAAGCTGTCAGCAGATTTCGTTCTGCTCTACCTCAG gTGCTAGCCACTACagccaaaaatttgattttactaGATCTAGGAATGACAATTGCtttcccaacaattgtgataCCAACTTTATTAGACGGAAAAGACCCGAGTGGACTCACGTTCAATACAGCTCAGGCATCATGGTTTG GAAGTATAGCGTTCATATGTCAGCCTTTGGGAAGTGTCCTGTCTGGAATTGTATTGGAGCCACTCGGAAGGAAGCGCTCCATGCTGTTGGTAAATGTTCCTCATTTGATCGGCTGGATATTATTCTACAATGCTGAGTCATTATCAATTTTGTACATTACATGTGCTTTGATGGGTCTAG GTGTTGGATTCATGGAAGCGCCAATCATCACGTACGTAGGCGAAATCAGTGAGCCAGCCCTCAGGGGGATTCTTACTTCCTACTCGGGTATTTTCGTGTCCGTGGGCTTCCTCTTCGAGTACACCCTCGGAAACTTCGTCGATTGGAGGACTGCTGCCCTAATTAGCGCCATGGTACCCGTTATCACCCTAATCGCTATTTCACAG GTACCGGAAACGCCAACATGGCTGCTCTCTAAGGGTCGAAACGAAGAGGCTAAGAAATCGCTGCAGTGGCTTCGGGGCTGGGTCCCCGTGGGGCTCATCATGGACGAGTTTGACCAGCTAAAAAGGTACAATGAGGCAACAAGGTATCACGCTCAAGTGACGTCTCACACCGTGTCCTCACCTGACGTCAACGAGAAACCGCGACCCGTCTCCTACGCCAATGACGTATCCATTGATGATGAACTCACCAAGCCTGATATGAAGACCAATGGCAATGCTTACTCG GTAAACGGCGGAGTATCGCCGGTGGGCGCCGTAAAAGGACGCAAGCTGAGCTTCGAAGAAAAGTTCTACGACTTGATCAGGCCGGAAATGGTCCGTCCTTTGGGGCTGGTCGTTGTattcttttttatcttctaCTCGTGTGGCCCGCCTGGAATGCGACCGTACATGATCAAGCTTTTCGACAAGATGAACCTCCCCGTTACTGGAAAACGAGTCACG GTTATTATGGGTCTGATTGGCATCCTGGGCAACATCTTTTGTATGATTTGCGTCAAGTGGTGCGGGAAGCGGCCTCTCTCACTTGTTTCGACGGCGGGTAGCGCGGCGAGCATCATCATCCTCGGGTTCTGCGCTTTGGACGCCGTCAACGGCCCGGCCGCCGTCCCTGGGGCCCAGAGCATCAAGTGGACGCCCTTCGTGCTCTTCTGCAGTCTCTGGTTCTTCTCTAATTTCGGACTCTCCCAAATACCCTGGATGCTCACCAGCGAAGTCTTTCCTAACAG GGGTCGAGGTCTTGCAAGTGGTATCGCCGCGGCCTGTTCCTACCTGATGGCTTTCGTCGCCTCGAAAACCTACCCGGACTTGGAGCGATACCTCGGCATCCACGGCGTTTGCTTCCTTTACGGCACCCTCACCCTTCTCGGCTACATTTTCATTTACTTCTGCCTACCCGAGACCGAAGGAAGGTCCTTGGCTGAAATCGAGGGCATCTACTCAACACAACAGAAAGCAGAGAAGAAAGCACCATCCTCGTGA
- the LOC109041190 gene encoding facilitated trehalose transporter Tret1 isoform X2 — protein sequence MITTDVELNQALGKNDSERDGSDESLPKAVSRFRSALPQVLATTAKNLILLDLGMTIAFPTIVIPTLLDGKDPSGLTFNTAQASWFGSIAFICQPLGSVLSGIVLEPLGRKRSMLLVNVPHLIGWILFYNAESLSILYITCALMGLGVGFMEAPIITYVGEISEPALRGILTSYSGIFVSVGFLFEYTLGNFVDWRTAALISAMVPVITLIAISQVPETPTWLLSKGRNEEAKKSLQWLRGWVPVGLIMDEFDQLKRYNEATRYHAQVTSHTVSSPDVNEKPRPVSYANDVSIDDELTKPDMKTNGNAYSVNGGVSPVGAVKGRKLSFEEKFYDLIRPEMVRPLGLVVVFFFIFYSCGPPGMRPYMIKLFDKMNLPVTGKRVTVIMGLIGILGNIFCMICVKWCGKRPLSLVSTAGSAASIIILGFCALDAVNGPAAVPGAQSIKWTPFVLFCSLWFFSNFGLSQIPWMLTSEVFPNRGRGLASGIAAACSYLMAFVASKTYPDLERYLGIHGVCFLYGTLTLLGYIFIYFCLPETEGRSLAEIEGIYSTQQKAEKKAPSS from the exons TACAACAGACGTGGAGTTAAACCAGGCGTTGGGCAAAAATGACTCAGAACGAGATGGGAGTGATGAATCGCTCCCGAAAGCTGTCAGCAGATTTCGTTCTGCTCTACCTCAG gTGCTAGCCACTACagccaaaaatttgattttactaGATCTAGGAATGACAATTGCtttcccaacaattgtgataCCAACTTTATTAGACGGAAAAGACCCGAGTGGACTCACGTTCAATACAGCTCAGGCATCATGGTTTG GAAGTATAGCGTTCATATGTCAGCCTTTGGGAAGTGTCCTGTCTGGAATTGTATTGGAGCCACTCGGAAGGAAGCGCTCCATGCTGTTGGTAAATGTTCCTCATTTGATCGGCTGGATATTATTCTACAATGCTGAGTCATTATCAATTTTGTACATTACATGTGCTTTGATGGGTCTAG GTGTTGGATTCATGGAAGCGCCAATCATCACGTACGTAGGCGAAATCAGTGAGCCAGCCCTCAGGGGGATTCTTACTTCCTACTCGGGTATTTTCGTGTCCGTGGGCTTCCTCTTCGAGTACACCCTCGGAAACTTCGTCGATTGGAGGACTGCTGCCCTAATTAGCGCCATGGTACCCGTTATCACCCTAATCGCTATTTCACAG GTACCGGAAACGCCAACATGGCTGCTCTCTAAGGGTCGAAACGAAGAGGCTAAGAAATCGCTGCAGTGGCTTCGGGGCTGGGTCCCCGTGGGGCTCATCATGGACGAGTTTGACCAGCTAAAAAGGTACAATGAGGCAACAAGGTATCACGCTCAAGTGACGTCTCACACCGTGTCCTCACCTGACGTCAACGAGAAACCGCGACCCGTCTCCTACGCCAATGACGTATCCATTGATGATGAACTCACCAAGCCTGATATGAAGACCAATGGCAATGCTTACTCG GTAAACGGCGGAGTATCGCCGGTGGGCGCCGTAAAAGGACGCAAGCTGAGCTTCGAAGAAAAGTTCTACGACTTGATCAGGCCGGAAATGGTCCGTCCTTTGGGGCTGGTCGTTGTattcttttttatcttctaCTCGTGTGGCCCGCCTGGAATGCGACCGTACATGATCAAGCTTTTCGACAAGATGAACCTCCCCGTTACTGGAAAACGAGTCACG GTTATTATGGGTCTGATTGGCATCCTGGGCAACATCTTTTGTATGATTTGCGTCAAGTGGTGCGGGAAGCGGCCTCTCTCACTTGTTTCGACGGCGGGTAGCGCGGCGAGCATCATCATCCTCGGGTTCTGCGCTTTGGACGCCGTCAACGGCCCGGCCGCCGTCCCTGGGGCCCAGAGCATCAAGTGGACGCCCTTCGTGCTCTTCTGCAGTCTCTGGTTCTTCTCTAATTTCGGACTCTCCCAAATACCCTGGATGCTCACCAGCGAAGTCTTTCCTAACAG GGGTCGAGGTCTTGCAAGTGGTATCGCCGCGGCCTGTTCCTACCTGATGGCTTTCGTCGCCTCGAAAACCTACCCGGACTTGGAGCGATACCTCGGCATCCACGGCGTTTGCTTCCTTTACGGCACCCTCACCCTTCTCGGCTACATTTTCATTTACTTCTGCCTACCCGAGACCGAAGGAAGGTCCTTGGCTGAAATCGAGGGCATCTACTCAACACAACAGAAAGCAGAGAAGAAAGCACCATCCTCGTGA